acacacacacacacacaaacgcaccacacacacacacacacacacacacacacacttacacacacacacacacacacacacacacacacacacacacacacacacacacacacacacacacatatatatatatatatatatatatatatatatatatatatatatatatatatatatatatatatatataccctccacATTCCTCTCTATGACGAAAAATGAAACATCATTATTTACCATTCGCATCAGTTGCTTTAACCATCGTGCCCAAAGACACGGATATCTCAAGCCAATAAAGGCACCATGAGGACAACATCTATATTTAGGAAGCCAAGATCCAGGTGGCAACAGGCAGCCTTCCACACCACGCAGCCGTCGCCCTACAAAATGGCAGGGGAAAGGTGCACCGACACTCGCTCTCCTTCACTTGCACCGCCAAAACTGCATTGCCTTCTGCAAATGATTATATaactttattaatataatttggtTTATTTCCCAGTACAATAAGTCATCAGTGAAAATGACATCATTATAAATCTTAATCTGTATATCTCACACCGTCGCCCTACGAAGTGGCAGGGAAAAAGGGTGCTCAGACTCGCCTCCTCCAATTCTTACCCTGCCAATTCATACTACACTCCCAGGTGTACTCGACAATCAGCTGATAATCAAACGACTTTTTGCTTTTCCCCTGAATAGATAATCATGTTTTGACAATAGTTCAATAATAATGAGGACGATCAAGCGCCTCTGCCGTGCCTGGCCCCCTGCCGCTTCCGTCGACGTAGGAAATGGCAGGGAAACCTCTGCTCAAGGTCAGGCGTCGGAGACACAGGGAGCCGAGAGAGCTGGCTCGTGATTATCGCGTGAATAAAGCTCCAAAGGTTGTTATGAAAGTGATGTGTAAGATCAAAGTCCTATTATTATGCACTGGGCAGTATGTATGGCTTTCTCGTGTTGTTTTGGCTCATTCCTCTCTGTTTGCCCgtattttcttgctctctctctctctctctctctctctctctctctctctctctctctctctctatctatctatctatctatcttctatctatctgtttatctacctatctatctatctgtctgtctgtctgtctgtctacctatttatatgtctcttcctttctttccctctttttcttccttactctctctctgtcaacaGACAACTTGGCAAActgcttctctgcctctctctcgtgtgtgcgtgtgtgtgtgtgtgcttgtgtgtgtgtgtgtgtgtgtgtgtgtgtgtgtgtgtgtgtgtacacgtgtgtgtgtgtatactcgtgtgtatgtgtgtgtgtgtgtgtgtgtgtgtgcatatatatatatatatatatatatatatatatatatatatatatatgatatcataatatatataatatatatagatagatatatatagatatataatatatatatatatatatatatatagcatatgcatatatatatatatatatatatatatatatatatatatatatatatatatatgtaatatatatgcatatatacacacacacacatacatatgtgtgtatgtgtatatatatatatatatattatataatatatatatatatatatatatatatatatatatatatataaatatatatatatatatatatatgtgtgtgtgtgtttgtgtgtgtgtgtgcgtatgtgtgtgtgtgtttctataaatgtgtttgtgtaggtgtgtgtgtgtgtgtgtgtgtgtgtgtttatgtgtctgtgtgtgtttgtggtgtgtttgcgtgcatgtgtgtgtgtgtgtgtgtgtggggtgtgtgtgtgtgtgtgtgtgtgtactcgtgtgtgtgtgtatactcgtgtgtgtatgtgtgtgtgtatatgtacatatatatatatatatatatatatatatatatatatatatatatatatatatatatataataatatactatatatataattatatatatatatatattacatatatatataatatatatatatataatatatatatatatatatatataatatatatacatatatacatatatgtacacatatgcaaatatatataatatatatatatattatatatatatatatatatatatatatatataatattatatatatacatatatattatatataatatatatatatatatataattttttttctccctttctctctctctgtcaaattgcttgtctgcccccccctctctctctctcttcctctctctctctctcgtaatatatatatatatatatatatatatagatatatatatataatatatatatatatatatataacacatatacacacacacaatgcatatatatatatatatatatatatatatagattatatatatatatatatatatatatatatatatatatatatatatatatacacatatatacacatatatacatacacacacgaatacacacacacacacacacacacacacacacacacacacacacacacacacacacacacacacacacacacacacacacacacacacacacacacacacacacacacacacacacacacacacacacacacacacacacacacacacacacatatatatatatatatatatatatatatatatatatatatatatatatatatatatgcatatgtgtgtgtatatatacatatatatattttttttcaacagccattcattccactgcagaacataggcctctctcagttcattactgagaggttatatggcagtgccacccttgcctgattggatgcccttcctaatcaaccgcggtttgtgccacggcggtaacttcccctacgacacatgcgtttgacgtctcatggcgatatgtcgttttctaggcaggcaatcgaggtgaagttccttgcccaagggaacaacgcgccggccggtgactcgaaccctcgaactcagattgctgtcgtgacagaataatgagtccgatgttctaaccaatcggccaccgcggccttatatatatatatatatatatatatatatatatatatatatatatattatatatatatatatatatatatatatattatatatatatatatatatatatatatgtgcatatgtgtgtgtataaatatatatatatatatatatatcgaggtgaagttccttgcccaagggaacaacgcgccggccggtgactcgaaccctcgaactcagattgctgtcgtgacagaataatgagtccgatgttctaaccaatcggccaccgcggccttatatatatacatatatatatatatatatatatatatatatatatatatatatatatatatatatatatgtatatatatatatatatatatatatatatgtatgtatatatatatatttgtgtgtgtgtgtgtgtgtgtgtgtgtgttgtgtgtgtgtgtgtgtgtgtgtgtgtgtgtgtgtgtgtgtgtgtgtgtgtgtgtgtgtgtgtgtgtgtgtgtgtgtgtgtgtgtgtgtttgtgtgtgtgtgtgtgtgtgtgcgttcgtgtgtgtatgtatatatgcataaatatgtgtgtatatatgtatatatatatatatatatatatatatatatatatatatatatatatatatatatatattatacatattttttttcttcctttccaatttttcttcctttccaaaTTGCTTGTCTGCcctcccctctgtgtgtgtgtgtgtgtgtgtgtgtgtgtgtgtgtgtgtgtgtgtgtgtgtgtgtgtgtgtgtgtgtactcgtgtgtgtatgtatactcatgtgggtatgtgtatatatatatatatatatatatatatatatatatatatatatatatatatatatatatatatatgtgtgtgtatgtatatatgtgtgtctatacacacatacacacacacacacacacacacacacacacacacacacacacacacacacacaccacacacacacacacacacacacacacacacacacatatatacatatatatatatatatatatatatatatatatatatatatatatatatatatatatatttatttatttatttatttatacgcacacacacacatacacacacacacacacacacacacacacacacacacacacacacacacacacacacacacatatatatatatatatatatatatatatatatatatatatatatatatatatgtgtgtgtgtgtgtgtgtgtgtgtgtgtgtgtgtgtgtgtgtgtgtgtgtgtgtgtgtgtgtgtgtgttacacatagaaataactgtattaataacaaagcAAACTGCTTAATTGAGGAGCGTTAATAGCAAGAGTACCCCCGTGTAGCCCAACCCCGCCCCTTGAACCGGCAAAGGCAGCACGCCTGATAACCCTGCCGGCCTCCTCTCCGGCCATGCACTGGGCTGTATAAAGGCGGAGTCTGTCGCTTCGTTCTGCCAGTCTCTGTGGAACAAAGACGCCAGACAGATATTCGTTTCTTAGAGCAACAACACCTGCAACAATGTCGACCCTAAGATGCTCTCGTGCACTCATTGCAGGAGCTACTGTGTTGAGAAATGTTGCCAAACAACAGGTAGAGTtttatttctttgcatttttctttctttatttatttattttattttttattattatttttttttggggggggaggggaagctggtctgttgttgtttgttttgttactgttattgttattactattgttgttgttatcataacattattagcattattattatctttgttgttttagtataactttataatcattaccattagcagtagtagcagcattattataaatatctatattactattagtgatagtattagcattaatattagtgttaacaatattaccattttcattatatttacgataatcatattgatatgaTCGTTAATAGTTGTAGTGTATCaagtttatctttttgttatttagCTATTGCCATTTTTGTTGTATCCTTtaacctcatcaccatcatcgccttcttatcctctttcttACTGATACTACCGGATTTGTTTCTATTAATGACACCAGTACTTTTGTGATTGCTATcactgccttttttcttttttctcatttgctggtagtattgttattactatcactgttttcATAATtagcaacatcattatcactctgcttttattatcatcattattacaataagtatagttagatatagattttaTCATATAGAAATACATGTTCGTATAGATAGAAATGTTATGAATGATGGAAAAAGTAGTTTGGACaggtatatcatgtatatagatacatatatacgtgcatacatatatatacacatatatagatgcatacatacatagatgcatacatacatacatacatacatacatacatacatacatacatacatacgtacgtacgtacattcatacatatgtacccacacacacaagcacacacatacacacacacacacacacacacacacacacacacacacacacacacacacacacacacacacacacacacacacacacacacacacacacacacatacatacgcacacacccacacacatacaaacacacacacacacatacacgcacacacacacacacacacacacacatatatatatatatatatatatatatattatatatatatatatatatatatatgtatatatatatatatatatatatatatatatacatatatatatatatatatatatatatatatatatatatatatatatacatatatatatatatatatatatatatatatatatatatatatatatgtgtgtgtgtgtgtgtgtgtgtgtgtgtgtgtgtgtgtgtgtgtgtgtgtgtgtgtgccgtgtgtgtgtgtgtgtgtgtgtgtgtgtgtgtgtgtatgtgtgtgtgtgtgtgtgtgtgtatacatatatatgtatatatgtatgtataatatacctgTCAAAAAAAATCGTCTCCTGAGAAACGCATCACGTTTCCCTTATGGCAGTTTTTAATtctatgtaggtatacatatatatggatagacacatATTTGTTGGTATGCATATGCACGAATACATATGCAAACAGACGCACAATCGCACCACAGCTACGAAGGGCATTCCGCCTAACTTTCACGATTTCGTTGTACAGATTTGTTGCTCGACAAgaagagtgaagaaagaagacGCTGGGAGAGGAACGGACCTGGCGCCCTCAGGTCATGCCTTAGATATTTCATGTGCCGTTTATGCTCTCACAGATATAGGGATGGTGTGCTTGTgtcaatatgaatataaacatgcatttatacatggatttctgtgtgtgtgtgtgtgtgtgtgtatatatgtatatgcatatatatatatatatatatatatatatatatatatatatatatatatatatatatatacatatatatgtatatatatataatatatatatatatatatatactatattatatatatatatatatatatatatatatatatatatatatatatatatatatgtgtgtgtgtgtgtgtgtgtgtgtgtgtgtgtgtgtgtgtgtgtgtatgtgtgtgtatgtgtgtgtgtgtataatacatataaatatatatatatatatatatatatatatatatatatatatatatatatatatatatatatatatatacatatatatatatatatatatatatatatatatgtgtgtgtgtgtgtgtgtgtgtgtgtgtgtgtgtgtgtgtgtgtgtgtgtgtgtgtgtgtgtgtgtgtgtgtgtgtgtgtgtgtgcatcgcgTAGTTTATAATCATAGCATCCACAGACTAAAcctataatattacaatatttttctttttatttaagaaaTGACAACTGCAAATTACAAATTGCAACACAATGCAAAATTCCAAATTGGTTTGATAACCTAAAGGGGAaatccaaacaaaaataaatgaataagcaaaagaaaaaaacatactaaGTATACTCACAAGGATACCCTGacggttgtttttttatttaacattagcGTTGTGCATTACAGGTGAGACCAGGTTGCCGCAGCAGCATCGGTCGGCGCTGTGTTAGTCTAGCCTCCTCTGCCAGGCAACAGGCCGAGGTTAAGGAGTCAAACAAAGGTATTGAATCAAAGTATTTTGACCTCTGAATGACACTCTAAATCCGATTTGATAGTAGCAATAGTGAATTTGGATATTgagattacagtaatgataacaccaataatgctacaagagataatgataacaggaatgaaAATTATGCTGCTGAgagtaaagataatattgatagcaagAATGAtcttgatagtaatgataatattaatagcaaaaataatgttaacagtaattatgataaaatcaacagctaaaataataatgatataaagagaaataacagtaatacatatctccctccttcccttcccactcctccctccctccctaccctccatccttctctccttccccgtccctccagcAGGAATCAAAGCCGTGGCCTCTGCGGCTAAGGACATCGAAACTCTTCACGTCCAATTCACCGACGGCAGTAGTAGCGAGATGCCGTACGTGTGGCTGAGAGATAACTGCCAGTGTGACCAGTGCTTCAGCGACGGCGCCCTTGGCAGGAAGCTACTCATGCAGGACATCGATGTGGACGTGCATGCAGTGGGCGTGAAGGTGGGCGGAAGAGAgactttggggaggaggggggccgtGATGATTGATTGtccatccttattattagtattagtagtagcaataagtataatgacgataatgataatgataataataataacaatgatgataataataataacaatgatgacagtaataataataataataataataataataataataataataataataataataataatgataataataataataataataataataataataataataataataataataactataataataacagtaatgatagaaatgatagtaatagcaaaaatgatactaacattaatgataatattgataaggaaaacaaaagattataatgcatatgataataacaacaataatagtaataatgataataataaagatgaggataatgataatgataatgatgatgatgatgatgatgatgatgatgatgatgatgatgatgatgataatgataatgataatgataaagataataatgataataataacaatgataatgataataataataataataataataataataataatgataataataataataataataatagtaataataataatattgataataagaataacaatagtagtagcagtagtagtagtaacagtagtggcaatgataatattatgaataataacagtaataatgatgttaatgaaaataagaaagatagaatgatagtaacagtaatgataataatagcaatagcaatagtatcagtaatgataatattaaggacaataatagcaatgataatgacaatgataagaccaatgataagaacaacagcaataataataataataataaatattactaataataatatcaataatagcgataattacaatgataatgataatgccaataatgatgatgatgatgataataataataataataataataataataataatgataataatagtaataataataataataataataatgataataataataataacgatgatgataataataataatgataataataagataatgataataacagtcataatgacTAAAGTATGAGGTTAATAAAAGCAAcagagaagataataatgatgataataataaggaaataataatcatgataatagtactgttacaactactactagtactactaataataataataataataatgataatgatgatgatcatgatgatgatgataataataataataataataataataataataataatagcaataataatgataataataataataataataataataatagtaataataacaataataataataataatgataataataataataataataataataataataataataataataataataataataataataattgtcagtaAATAATTAAAGTTACGCAAATGGTTCTGCTAACCAATTCAGAACCACTGCCATCTAGTAACAAGGTATCAAACTTGTCTTAGTTTGTGGACTTAGATAAATGAACGAATTTCTAAGATCCCcttaagccttttttttattgatcaacCATATTTTTTTGCATGGTGatggaaatattgataatgataaaaataataagaaggataatgaagataatagtgataataatggtaataataataatgatgatagtgataatgataataataatattaatattaatcataataatagtaataataataataataatgataatgataataataataataataataataatagtaataataataataataataataataataataataataataataataatgataatgataatgataataatattggcaataatgatatgatttatAAGTTATAAtaccactactaatgataatctgatgcaacaacaataataataatagtggtaataataatcttatttactaacaatgataataacaaaaaactgataatagcagtaataagaaaaaacacatttaacaacaatgataacaataactgataataataataatatcgatgaaaaTGATCTGACGAACTCTGACCTCGCCCCAGGAGAGCGCCGGAGGGGTCACGATCGACTGGAGCGACGGCCACCAGAGTGCGTTCGACGGCGAGTGGCTTCACGAGCGAGCCTTCTCGCCCACTGCGCGAGCCCGCCGCCGTAATCAGTTCGCGTTCGCTAGGGTAAGGCTTttgagctgttttttttttcttgtttatttgtgtctGGTTATCTATTTCATTGTTtggttacttatttatttgtttatctatttatttgtttgcttgtttgtttgttgactttttatttatttattgtaatggAGTGTAATGTAGGTCGACTTTTTTAACGTAAGTGAGATTTCTTTTTTGGTATCTGTGCCATGTTAGATTGAAGTCGCAATcggctctctcactctctctctctctctctctctctctctctctctctctctctctctctctctctctctctctctccctctctctctctctctctctctctctctctctctctctctctctctctctctctctctctctctctctctctctctctctctctctctctctctctctctctctctctctctctctctctctctctctctctctctctctctctctctctctccttctccttctagcTATTTCTAATATTAATGAGGGTGTATGAAGTGTAACCTTTATCGTCAGTGTAGGTACGGTATTTGCATCTTATCTTGCCTTTTAGAAGGCTTGAACGTAATTTCTACGTATGATTTATGTGGATAACCGTTGTCAACATCGTAATTTTGCACTGAATTCCCTCATCATTTAAAACCCAAAGCACAGTTCTTTTCTTGAAACAAGCAGCTTAGTCTTTACTAATGATCTTCTCCCCTGCAGGAGCCTTGGGGAGCTGACCACATCATGGCTGAGTACGACTACAACACGCTAATGAAGGACGACAAGGTGCTGCTGGACTGGCTCACCACGATGGAGAAGAAGGGCTCGGCCATGGTCAAGAACGCCCCCGACAGAGACATCGCCGGACCCGAGCTCATCGAGTACATCGCCTACGTGAAGCCCTCCCACTACGGGTGAGTCTTTGATGTCGGTCGAGTCTCATTTAGCTTACGATTTGCAGGGATGTATATCTGTCCTTTGTACTGCATCTCGCTCCTTTGTCGTCTAAATTTGCCCGCGGTATATGTATAGAATCGTTTGAATGGTTTGAAGAGATTTGCATTACCCTTTTCTTTGTATTGTATGAATAActgatttctgttttatttactttcaggCCTCATTCTCCTGTGATTAACCGGCCGAATTCGAATAACGTGGCCTTCACAAATGCCAAGCTCGGAATGCACAACGACCTCGCCCAGTACGAACACATGCCCGGGGTAAGTGAGCCATCATAGCGTTGGAATGTCGCTACAGTTCATCCATGTTAAGAGAGATAACGACCCTTCCTAGACGAATGGATGGTTGCAGATTTCTTTGTTGCAGATCATCTTCATCCACTGCGTGAAGCAACACATCGGCACCGGCGGAGAGAGCGTTGTTTCCGACGGACTTTACGCCGCGGAAATCCTGCGCAAGACGAACCCTGAggccttcaacatcctcaccTCCACCGACGCCTACTTCTGGGACAAGGGGCAGGCCAACTACAGCTGGGAGATGCCCGAGTTCTATAAGATCTCCAGGCATCCCATCCTTACGTAAGTGGAAAAGATCCGTTTTTCGCCATATGGTTTGGAATATTAgttctggaatatatatatatatatatatatatatatatatatatatatatatatatatatatatatatgtatgtgtgtgtgtgtgtgtgtgtgtgtgtgtgtgtgtgtgtgtgtgtgtatgtgtgtttgtttgtgtgtgtgtgtgttgtgtgtgtgtgtgtgtgtgtgtgtgtgtgtgtgtgtgtgtgtgtgtgtgtgtgtgtgtgtgtgtgtgtgtgtggttatacaaaGAATGAGATGCATTATTTATCTCTCCTCTGTTCTTTTATGAAGAACGAAATGCATTATCTGCTTTCTGTCTTAAGGTTGAACAGCAACAAGGAAGTTTGCCGCGTGTCTGTGAACAACGCAGTGCGAGACTCTTACCTCGACCTCCCTGCCCATCGAGTCAAGGAATTCTACGCTGCCATGAAACTTTACAACGACATCTTGTACGACAACTCCCTCTCCTTCAAGATGGACACAGGTGAGCACCAATGGCGTTCATGCTGTGTCCGCATAGTTTAGAAGCTAACGGTCGAGGAAGGTGATGTATATCAATTTAATGAATAACTTAggccaaaaataatgatgactctCGAATCCCATTCAAGGTGACATGATGACCCTGGACAACGTGCGCTGCCTCCACGGCCGCGAGGGCTACGAGGCCTTCAGTGAGCGCCACATCGAGTCTTCGTACCTGGACTGGGACGAGGCTCGCTGCCGCCGGCGCCGCCTGCAGGAGGAGTTCGGTGTTGCAgatttgaaatgaaatgaaaaatcttTTTGCTTTGGGAAAACTAAGGGCAACTAGCATTTTTTGCGTTTATCTTttgatctatattattatttccttgtaTTATTTATGATATGTGCTTCTGTACTTTGCAAtaaaattcattcatatattcctTCACATGTATTGACAAGACCTTTATCTATAGCAAAATCAAaacgctaataataaaaaaaaaaaatcatataatttcaatatgataatgtacgtatacatactcaccgatacatacacacgaaa
The genomic region above belongs to Penaeus monodon isolate SGIC_2016 chromosome 16, NSTDA_Pmon_1, whole genome shotgun sequence and contains:
- the LOC119582637 gene encoding gamma-butyrobetaine dioxygenase-like isoform X1, with translation MSTLRCSRALIAGATVLRNVAKQQVRPGCRSSIGRRCVSLASSARQQAEVKESNKGIKAVASAAKDIETLHVQFTDGSSSEMPYVWLRDNCQCDQCFSDGALGRKLLMQDIDVDVHAVGVKESAGGVTIDWSDGHQSAFDGEWLHERAFSPTARARRRNQFAFAREPWGADHIMAEYDYNTLMKDDKVLLDWLTTMEKKGSAMVKNAPDRDIAGPELIEYIAYVKPSHYGPHSPVINRPNSNNVAFTNAKLGMHNDLAQYEHMPGIIFIHCVKQHIGTGGESVVSDGLYAAEILRKTNPEAFNILTSTDAYFWDKGQANYSWEMPEFYKISRHPILTLNSNKEVCRVSVNNAVRDSYLDLPAHRVKEFYAAMKLYNDILYDNSLSFKMDTGDMMTLDNVRCLHGREGYEAFSERHIESSYLDWDEARCRRRRLQEEFGVADLK
- the LOC119582637 gene encoding gamma-butyrobetaine dioxygenase-like isoform X2; amino-acid sequence: MPYVWLRDNCQCDQCFSDGALGRKLLMQDIDVDVHAVGVKESAGGVTIDWSDGHQSAFDGEWLHERAFSPTARARRRNQFAFAREPWGADHIMAEYDYNTLMKDDKVLLDWLTTMEKKGSAMVKNAPDRDIAGPELIEYIAYVKPSHYGPHSPVINRPNSNNVAFTNAKLGMHNDLAQYEHMPGIIFIHCVKQHIGTGGESVVSDGLYAAEILRKTNPEAFNILTSTDAYFWDKGQANYSWEMPEFYKISRHPILTLNSNKEVCRVSVNNAVRDSYLDLPAHRVKEFYAAMKLYNDILYDNSLSFKMDTGDMMTLDNVRCLHGREGYEAFSERHIESSYLDWDEARCRRRRLQEEFGVADLK